The nucleotide sequence ATCTTCTCGATTGTTTCTTAATTGATGAGAAAGAGCTTTTAACTTCGAATAACTTTCTTGTAGATtaattcatgatctcatcatctcaAGTTCTTGCAGCATCTTTCCATCAACATAAAATCTAGTTTTGTCAAACCATGTGAGTGAGAGATGTCAGCAACTTCATCTGTAGCCATGCACTATGGATAATTAGCATTAAGCTGATGAATACATTACATCTTAGTGGTTCTTTTCTTCAATTTAGTTCAAATTTTTCTACCTTGTGATATCTATGCTGTCACTGAGAAAAACTTCAATTTGTATTATTAGAGTAACATCAAATTATCCTTGTAAAAGTTAGCCTTCTTCAACAGCTTAAGTACATTTTTCTCCATGTTTTGAGCATGTGTATAAGTGAAGACCATTAACTATGGATCAATTTCACATAATTAATACTTATAATTTGGTTTTCCACACTTGCTTTTTTTTTAGGCTTGCTGAAATCTTATTAGCGAATTCTAATTGTAATCAAAAGCATTAAACAAATATGATCTCTGAACTTAAATATTCCTAATGCACTAGTAAAAGCCGTTTTCTCGGTAACTATACACTCTAAAACCATAATTAGTATTTAGTTTCTCTATATAGCACAAACGCTTAATGATCATATGTGCTGAAAGATACATGAGTAGCTGCCATCTTCTGATAGATAGGTTTCTTAGTAAGAAAAGTTAATAATGACAAAGAAAATGACCCTATATCACATGATTTTTCACTCATGTAGCTTCCAAAACTGAATCCAATCAATTCTATTAATTGTAATATCGATATCTATGATGACAATAAATTCCATATATAGTCCGAGACATTGACATTATGATAGAGTGTAAGGTCATATCAACATTCTAAACCTTGAGAAGATGTTTCAAAGAAGCCACACCTGTTGTTTATCTGCCAGCGAATATGTTCACCTAAAATGTAGGCATCAAAATCCATGACCAGACAACAGCAGACATCTTTGAGATGTATTAATCTTTGAGAAATATTATCATGCCATTGCATGCAAGCAGACATACAAGCTGGGCCTACATCTGTTCTTCCACAGATGGCAAACTATTTGAGCTGACTCATAACTCATTTCCTGATGGTATCTTCAACTGTTGCTTCTATTCCAACAAGAGATCTGCTGTGCTATGCATCAGCTTCCTAAACCATTCGTTCTTAAGCACAATCCACATAACAAGGTACAAGAAGTAAACCCTAAAAAAACCCTAATTATAAGAAGGCTTCATTACAGCAGGCTTAATTCACAGTTTTAGATAACTGTCATTGTGAAGCACATCAATCAATCATTTCATGCATCATTTAACAGTTCATAGCTAATCAGAAGTGGTTTTAGAACCATTTCCGCTTTGTTCTTCCTTAGCTTACTTGATTAAGTTACAGTGTGAAAAAGGTGCCTGCTATCATGATTAGCTCACGAATGCTTAGGAATATTTCAACTGGAACAGCAGACATATCTTACTCCCCTCCATCATTGAAGGATAAGAAAACCaaatgaaaggaaaaaagaaaaataaaagaaaacttcaTTCAGGTTTAGAAGCCATCAAGCCCCATTGCAGCACATGCTACTGTTAAAGCTCTGTTCCactaaggagagagagagagagagagagaggagtagaTGATGAGCAGTAGTCAAAGTTATGAGGCTGAATAGTTGAAGGTGTAAATAAGGCGGCAATGATCATAGATATCAGTAAAAATGCAGCAGTAACTTGCTCAAGTAAGTAGGCATGACTCAGGTGGTAATGATCACAGATGCTGCTGTAAGAAAAAGGTTCCTTAGCCTGAGAAGGGAGAGAGAAGTTGAGgtgcagaagagagagagagagagagagagagagagagagagagagagagagagagaggaagaggaagaggaggaaggagaagagctaAAGAGAGTGAGAGGGAGGGTGAGTCAGATCGAAGACGCACGTGTTGGTTAGGACTAGATTGACACCAGAAGGGGACCATGGAGTTCTCTCTCAGTTCGACCTCGTTGCAGCGGAAATCTGAGTTTCACGAACGCTTAAAGCCGTATAGGAGACAGATAGATATGCTGTTGCTGCACAACAGATCCAGTAAGATGACTGGTGTATGACTGAAAAGAAGACGAGATGAGAAGGATCTCATGAGCACAGCATGATGAAAGTAGGTGAGGATGGGAGAGAACGAGACATTACAGAGATATTGGAAACCAGGTAGAGGAACATAAGCAGATTGTCAAGGAATTACACCTCTCAGATCTGCCAAACAGACTGAATAGAATGAGCATGGCAACGATCTCGATCTTTTCGTGCACATTATGACCAGAATCATGAGTTGAAGTCGCCGATCACCATATTGAATCCAAACATGTTTTGAGCGGAACAAAAGGAATAGCCATCTCTCAGTGAGTACTAACAAAGAGAaagcaaggagagagagagagaggggcggaGGGGAGAGAGATCAGGAAATAGACGAGCCCCACAGCGGAACTGCAGATCCCTCACCGGCACCCGAACCAGAACTGTCGCCACTGAGAGCGGCGGAAGAGGAAGACTCACCTCCGCCATGGACTTGGTCGGAAGCAGTGGGCGCACGCCTCCGCTTCTTCTTCTCGTAGGGGATGCCGCGGGCCTTGGCCTGGCTGTCGCGGACGTCGCGGAGGAAGATGCGGACGGCGCGGGCGGCGAAGGGGTTGGTTTCAGGAGATCCGCCAGACTCCTCGTAGGCGGCGCGGAGGCGGCCAATGAGGGCGTCGAGGGAGCCCCAGGCCTGGCGCAGCGGGCAGGTGCAGGGCGCCGGCGGGCTCGGGTGGCCATAGAAGGCACACCCGGAGAGGTGCACCTTCGTCTTCCCGAACTGGTCGAGGTAACGTAGGAACTCGATGACATGCGCCCCGCTGCAGCGCGCCAGCACCAGCGGCGGCTTGTGGTTCCGCAGGTACTGCAGGAAGGTGTTCCAGTCGCGCCGCTTCTGCAACTCGTACCTACTCGGCGCCGCCGCCCCCGACGGTGGACCCGTGTCGCTTCCTCCGGCCCTCGATGGGCCTGCGTCCACCGCGTCCATGCACCGGCTTCCTCTGCTTTTGCTTCCCTTGCACCGCCCTACTCCTTTCACGTCTCTTCGCCTCCCTCCCTCCTTCTCAAAAAGGCAGggaagagagtgagagagaaagagagagagagagagagagagagagagagagagagagaggagaagtgaAACAGGAGCGCTCGCTTACtgtgagaagagaagaagaagaagaagagagtttGGTGTTTCGTCGAACACCTGGCTGGGCAAATCTTGGAGGCAAAAGAAAGAAGGATGGTTGCTTAATGGAAGTCGGGTGATACGTCACATAGTTTGGGTCTTAAATGTCTCGCCCATTTCATTGAAACTTCAATAAATTACGATTAAATATATTTGCTATATTTTCTTTTCCGATATTACCTAATAATTCAACTAAATTTTGCACATATATTTTCATTATCCCAATTGCACTACTTTACAACAAaaactaatacacaattttcttgATCTTATAAATGTAATTAGTTtctctaaaaagaaaaaaaaaaacattatcatCGTGTTGAGCCTTTAGGAGCTTCCGTCCATGTAATAGAAGAAGATCATCATCGTGTTCATTTCCCATCTTCGTAAGAAGAGGTAGCAACATATGCGAGGAATCTCCTATTATAACTCAATTTCGAGCTAACGAGATGGTAAGACCGAACTCATGCAAATGACATTATGCAATGAATTAATACTTGTAATTGATGTAGGAAGGTGTCGTCACGGCTAACATGATCGATCGATCATCTCCATTAAAGAAACTACGATTTCTACattcccttttctctctctctctctctctctctctctctatgataTTTGTACTATTATTTTGTGGTGCAAAAAATGGGGCTCTTTGTTTATATATTTACAGTACAATTCAGTGACACGTGAAATAGGACTACTCTTTAGTGATGTTTCATTTCGTACTTGCCATCTTTAAGGTTAGTAgtgatatatctttttttttttttaattaaatagagTTGTGCTAAGTTAAGAGTCATAATATTAAAGTTTcagattaattatagattatttattataattaataaacTTTAGTATCgtactttcaaaagttacatttagatcatatatatatatatatagggatatCAATATTCCAGGGATCGTAATATAACTCTTGAAAGTGTAGATATTGATATACTTAGAAAAgttaattataagagataatttATAATCAATTCTAAAATTTCGTACGACAACATTAATATGTTtgagaagaaataaaatatttaaataaaatattaacccAAAAATTGATCTTAGTGTTCATGTGAGTATCTTAGACTAGTGCATGTCTCGATTTGAAATCAAAGTATAATAATTAGTTTATTAATTTGATAAACTTAAGAAAATGATCAAAATAGTTAAGTCTAAATGAATAAATATGAACTAATAATCATCCTCTCATACATACTACGCACACTGCGTATGAAATTGAAGTTGGGGCAATGACAGCGTCTTCTCCGCTGGTTCTGTGTGGTTTTGGCACTGCAAACATCCAGAGTACAACTCCACTGAGCCATGACAAGGATATGATCCTTGCATGTACCGGCACAGGGTGTTGCTCTTGTGACAGCAGCCACTGCGAGCCAAGGCCAAGGCTCCATCGATGTGCACCAACGCATGCGTCTGTGTCGGCCTTACATGGACCATGAGACAAGTCCTTGTCCTCCGACCCAAACCGATGATGCCATGCTCTTATGATCATGACATGGCCTGAGCTGCTGCTGACAGTAACAGTAGCCATTGTTGGACTTGCGTGCTCATTGCCATCTGAGACCTAACAGCAGCAACAGTGGCGGGGAGACCCATCAGGGATTCATGCCATGTTATGATCAACAGGATCATAGATCTGCTGCTGGCCCCCATCCATGTGTTGCTTTATGACA is from Musa acuminata AAA Group cultivar baxijiao chromosome BXJ1-6, Cavendish_Baxijiao_AAA, whole genome shotgun sequence and encodes:
- the LOC135675529 gene encoding protein G1-like7 — translated: MDAVDAGPSRAGGSDTGPPSGAAAPSRYELQKRRDWNTFLQYLRNHKPPLVLARCSGAHVIEFLRYLDQFGKTKVHLSGCAFYGHPSPPAPCTCPLRQAWGSLDALIGRLRAAYEESGGSPETNPFAARAVRIFLRDVRDSQAKARGIPYEKKKRRRAPTASDQVHGGGESSSSAALSGDSSGSGAGEGSAVPLWGSSIS